A stretch of Halostagnicola kamekurae DNA encodes these proteins:
- the nikB gene encoding nickel ABC transporter permease: MIRALFRRLGSFAVVLAGVSFLTYGLVFLTPGDPASTILREQRQSPPSSAATEAFRAEHGLDEPFVTQYVSWLTDAVRGDLGTSYARSEPVSSLLIEYLPNTLELALAAIGISLLLAVPTGVVSAVYHDTWIDRTGQLVATLGVSMPNFWLGYLLILVCSLRLGLTPVSGAGTIDHLVLPAITLGTATAAVLTRLVRASMLEALEAEYVDTARSKGVRERVVVTKHALRNALVPVLALVGLQFGFVLNGAVVVEVVFQRPGLGTLLVDAVFARDVPVIQGVVLVTATAFVAINQLVDLASLALDPRLEPTSIGGGAR; the protein is encoded by the coding sequence GTGATACGTGCCCTCTTTCGACGCCTCGGGTCGTTCGCGGTCGTGCTCGCCGGCGTTTCCTTTCTCACCTACGGGCTCGTGTTTCTCACGCCGGGCGATCCGGCGTCGACGATCCTTCGAGAGCAACGTCAGAGCCCGCCATCGAGCGCCGCAACCGAAGCGTTTCGCGCGGAACACGGCCTCGACGAACCGTTCGTGACGCAGTACGTTTCGTGGCTGACGGACGCAGTTCGAGGCGATCTCGGCACCTCTTATGCCCGTTCGGAGCCGGTATCGTCGCTGCTGATCGAGTACCTTCCGAACACGCTCGAGCTAGCCCTCGCGGCGATCGGTATCTCGCTGCTGCTGGCCGTTCCGACGGGCGTCGTCAGCGCCGTCTATCACGACACCTGGATCGATCGAACCGGCCAGCTCGTCGCGACCCTGGGCGTTTCGATGCCGAACTTCTGGCTCGGATACCTCCTGATTCTCGTCTGCTCGCTCCGGCTCGGGCTGACGCCCGTTTCGGGCGCTGGAACGATCGATCACCTCGTGCTCCCCGCGATCACGCTCGGCACCGCGACGGCGGCGGTCCTCACGCGATTGGTTCGCGCCTCGATGCTCGAGGCGCTCGAGGCGGAGTACGTCGATACCGCGCGGTCGAAAGGCGTCCGCGAGCGGGTCGTGGTGACCAAACACGCGCTTCGAAACGCCCTCGTCCCCGTCCTGGCGCTCGTCGGCCTCCAGTTCGGGTTCGTGCTCAACGGCGCGGTCGTCGTCGAAGTCGTCTTCCAGCGACCGGGCCTCGGAACCCTGCTCGTCGACGCGGTCTTCGCTCGAGACGTTCCGGTTATCCAGGGCGTCGTGCTCGTGACCGCGACCGCGTTCGTCGCCATCAACCAGCTCGTGGACCTCGCCTCGCTCGCGCTCGATCCGAGACTCGAGCCGACGTCGATCGGCGGTGGTGCCCGATGA